A window of Castanea sativa cultivar Marrone di Chiusa Pesio chromosome 1, ASM4071231v1 contains these coding sequences:
- the LOC142641746 gene encoding pentatricopeptide repeat-containing protein At3g05340 isoform X2, which produces MKSRWIFHNLSSQLPSWVSNLLSPFKAQTHQNPLSEPSKFVLNHADLSLLLSICGKECLLHLGSSIHASIVKKSELLDLENRLSTRSALVVWNSLLFMYSKCGELSSAVKLFDHMPVKDTVSWNTVMSGFLRNGEFDMGFGLFKRMRDSGLYQFDKATLTTILSACEGPEFCYVSKMIHTLVILNGNEQELTVGNALITSYFKCGCICSGMQVFDEMLERNVITWTAVISGLAQNECYEESLKLFVKMQCGSVDPNLLTYLSSLMACSGLQASSEGRQIHGLLWKLGIQSDLCIESALMDMYSKCGSVGDAWKIFESAEELDEVSMTVILVGFAQNGFEEEAIQIFVKIIKSGIEVDPDMVSAVLGAFGVDASLGLGTQIHALVIKKNFSDNTFVINGLINMYSKCGDLEDSIKVFHLMSQRNSVSWNSLIAAFARHGDGSKALEMYDEMRLEGIQPTDVTFLSLLHACSHVGLVERGMELLESMAKDHGLSPRSEHYACVIDLLGRAGLLTEAKQFIARLPENPGIEVWQALLGACSIHGDSEMGKYAADQLISAAPESPAPYVLLSNIYSSEGRWKERARTIKRMREMGVSKEIGMSWIEIEKKIQSFVVGDKMHAQSGNIYGVLAELFRHMTAEGYAPDKSQEISTWI; this is translated from the exons ATGAAATCCAGATGGATCTTCCACAATCTCAGCTCCCAACTTCCCTCTTGGGTTTCCAATCTCCTCTCTCCCTTCAAGGCTCAAACCCACCAAAACCCACTTTCAGAACCCTCCAAATTTGTCCTCAACCATGCAGACTTAAGCCTCCTCTTATCCATTTGTGGAAAAGAATGTCTTCTCCATTTGGGTTCTTCCATCCATGCCTCCATCGTAAAAAAATCCGAACTTTTAGACCTTGAGAACCGGCTTAGTACTCGAAGTGCACTTGTTGTTTGGAATTCTCTTCTGTTCATGTACTCAAAATGCGGTGAACTGTCAAGTGCAGTTAAGCTGTTTGATCATATGCCTGTCAAAGATACTGTTTCGTGGAATACGGTTATGTCTGGCTTTTTAAGGAATGGGGAGTTTGATATGGGTTTTGGGTTATTTAAACGAATGCGTGATTCCGGTTTATATCAATTTGATAAAGCTACTTTGACTACAATTTTATCAGCTTGTGAGGGACCAGAGTTTTGTTATGTGAGTAAAATGATACatactttagtaattttaaaTGGGAATGAGCAGGAACTTACGGTGGGAAATGCTTTGATAACATCATACTTTAAATGTGGGTGTATTTGTTCAGGAATGCAGGTTTTTGATGAAATGCTTGAAAGGAATGTTATTACTTGGACGGCTGTGATCTCGGGCCTTGCACAGAATGAGTGTTACGAGgaaagtttgaaactttttgTAAAGATGCAGTGTGGATCAGTGGATCCGAATTTATTGACATATTTGAGCTCGCTCATGGCATGTTCAGGTTTGCAGGCATCAAGTGAAGGGCGTCAAATTCATGGGCTCCTTTGGAAATTGGGAATTCAATCAGATTTGTGCATTGAGAGTGCACTAATGGACATGTATTCAAAGTGTGGAAGCGTAGGAGATGCATGGAAAATCTTCGAGTCTGCGGAAGAACTTGACGAGGTTTCCATGACTGTTATCCTTGTGGGTTTTGCACAGAATGGATTTGAGGAAGAAGCTATTCAgatatttgttaaaattattaagtCAGGTATTGAGGTTGACCCAGACATGGTTTCTGCTGTCCTTGGGGCATTTGGAGTTGATGCTTCTTTGGGTCTTGGTACACAAATTCACGCTTTAGTTATCAAGAAGAACTTCAGTGATAATACTTTTGTCATCAATGGACTTATAAACATGTACTCCAAGTGCGGGGATTTGGAGGATTCAATCAAAGTCTTCCATCTAATGTCTCAAAGGAACTCAGTCTCATGGAACTCTTTAATTGCAGCTTTTGCTCGTCATGGGGATGGCTCCAAGGCACTAGAAATGTATGATGAGATGAGGTTGGAAGGCATACAGCCTACGGATGTTACATTTCTGTCTTTGCTCCATGCTTGCAGCCATGTTGGGTTAGTTGAAAGGGGAATGGAGTTGCTGGAATCCATGGCTAAAGATCATGGGTTGAGTCCAAGATCAGAACACTATGCTTGTGTTATCGACTTGTTGGGTCGGGCTGGACTTCTTACTGAAGCAAAACAGTTTATTGCCAGATTACCTGAGAATCCTGGTATAGAGGTTTGGCAAGCATTGCTTGGTGCTTGTAGCATTCATGGTGATTCAGAGATGGGAAAGTATGCTGCAGATCAGTTGATTTCGGCAGCACCTGAAAGCCCAGCACCATATGTTTTATTATCCAATATATATTCTTCAGAAGGGAGATGGAAAGAGAGAGCAAGGACTATTAAGAGAATGAGGGAGATGGGGGTGTCAAAGGAAATAGGTATGAGTTGGATtgagattgaaaagaaaatccaaagcTTTGTTGTTGGTGACAAAATGCATGCACAATCTGGAAACATATATGGGGTTTTGGCTGAGTTGTTTAGACACATGACAGCTGAAGGATATGCTCCAGATAAGAG TCAGGAAATCAGCACATGGATCTGA
- the LOC142641746 gene encoding pentatricopeptide repeat-containing protein At3g05340 isoform X1 codes for MKSRWIFHNLSSQLPSWVSNLLSPFKAQTHQNPLSEPSKFVLNHADLSLLLSICGKECLLHLGSSIHASIVKKSELLDLENRLSTRSALVVWNSLLFMYSKCGELSSAVKLFDHMPVKDTVSWNTVMSGFLRNGEFDMGFGLFKRMRDSGLYQFDKATLTTILSACEGPEFCYVSKMIHTLVILNGNEQELTVGNALITSYFKCGCICSGMQVFDEMLERNVITWTAVISGLAQNECYEESLKLFVKMQCGSVDPNLLTYLSSLMACSGLQASSEGRQIHGLLWKLGIQSDLCIESALMDMYSKCGSVGDAWKIFESAEELDEVSMTVILVGFAQNGFEEEAIQIFVKIIKSGIEVDPDMVSAVLGAFGVDASLGLGTQIHALVIKKNFSDNTFVINGLINMYSKCGDLEDSIKVFHLMSQRNSVSWNSLIAAFARHGDGSKALEMYDEMRLEGIQPTDVTFLSLLHACSHVGLVERGMELLESMAKDHGLSPRSEHYACVIDLLGRAGLLTEAKQFIARLPENPGIEVWQALLGACSIHGDSEMGKYAADQLISAAPESPAPYVLLSNIYSSEGRWKERARTIKRMREMGVSKEIGMSWIEIEKKIQSFVVGDKMHAQSGNIYGVLAELFRHMTAEGYAPDKRFILYYLDQDGKGEPLV; via the coding sequence ATGAAATCCAGATGGATCTTCCACAATCTCAGCTCCCAACTTCCCTCTTGGGTTTCCAATCTCCTCTCTCCCTTCAAGGCTCAAACCCACCAAAACCCACTTTCAGAACCCTCCAAATTTGTCCTCAACCATGCAGACTTAAGCCTCCTCTTATCCATTTGTGGAAAAGAATGTCTTCTCCATTTGGGTTCTTCCATCCATGCCTCCATCGTAAAAAAATCCGAACTTTTAGACCTTGAGAACCGGCTTAGTACTCGAAGTGCACTTGTTGTTTGGAATTCTCTTCTGTTCATGTACTCAAAATGCGGTGAACTGTCAAGTGCAGTTAAGCTGTTTGATCATATGCCTGTCAAAGATACTGTTTCGTGGAATACGGTTATGTCTGGCTTTTTAAGGAATGGGGAGTTTGATATGGGTTTTGGGTTATTTAAACGAATGCGTGATTCCGGTTTATATCAATTTGATAAAGCTACTTTGACTACAATTTTATCAGCTTGTGAGGGACCAGAGTTTTGTTATGTGAGTAAAATGATACatactttagtaattttaaaTGGGAATGAGCAGGAACTTACGGTGGGAAATGCTTTGATAACATCATACTTTAAATGTGGGTGTATTTGTTCAGGAATGCAGGTTTTTGATGAAATGCTTGAAAGGAATGTTATTACTTGGACGGCTGTGATCTCGGGCCTTGCACAGAATGAGTGTTACGAGgaaagtttgaaactttttgTAAAGATGCAGTGTGGATCAGTGGATCCGAATTTATTGACATATTTGAGCTCGCTCATGGCATGTTCAGGTTTGCAGGCATCAAGTGAAGGGCGTCAAATTCATGGGCTCCTTTGGAAATTGGGAATTCAATCAGATTTGTGCATTGAGAGTGCACTAATGGACATGTATTCAAAGTGTGGAAGCGTAGGAGATGCATGGAAAATCTTCGAGTCTGCGGAAGAACTTGACGAGGTTTCCATGACTGTTATCCTTGTGGGTTTTGCACAGAATGGATTTGAGGAAGAAGCTATTCAgatatttgttaaaattattaagtCAGGTATTGAGGTTGACCCAGACATGGTTTCTGCTGTCCTTGGGGCATTTGGAGTTGATGCTTCTTTGGGTCTTGGTACACAAATTCACGCTTTAGTTATCAAGAAGAACTTCAGTGATAATACTTTTGTCATCAATGGACTTATAAACATGTACTCCAAGTGCGGGGATTTGGAGGATTCAATCAAAGTCTTCCATCTAATGTCTCAAAGGAACTCAGTCTCATGGAACTCTTTAATTGCAGCTTTTGCTCGTCATGGGGATGGCTCCAAGGCACTAGAAATGTATGATGAGATGAGGTTGGAAGGCATACAGCCTACGGATGTTACATTTCTGTCTTTGCTCCATGCTTGCAGCCATGTTGGGTTAGTTGAAAGGGGAATGGAGTTGCTGGAATCCATGGCTAAAGATCATGGGTTGAGTCCAAGATCAGAACACTATGCTTGTGTTATCGACTTGTTGGGTCGGGCTGGACTTCTTACTGAAGCAAAACAGTTTATTGCCAGATTACCTGAGAATCCTGGTATAGAGGTTTGGCAAGCATTGCTTGGTGCTTGTAGCATTCATGGTGATTCAGAGATGGGAAAGTATGCTGCAGATCAGTTGATTTCGGCAGCACCTGAAAGCCCAGCACCATATGTTTTATTATCCAATATATATTCTTCAGAAGGGAGATGGAAAGAGAGAGCAAGGACTATTAAGAGAATGAGGGAGATGGGGGTGTCAAAGGAAATAGGTATGAGTTGGATtgagattgaaaagaaaatccaaagcTTTGTTGTTGGTGACAAAATGCATGCACAATCTGGAAACATATATGGGGTTTTGGCTGAGTTGTTTAGACACATGACAGCTGAAGGATATGCTCCAGATAAGAGGTTCATTCTCTATTACTTGGATCAAGATGGGAAGGGAGAGCCATTGGTTTGA